The Erythrobacter sp. Alg231-14 genome has a segment encoding these proteins:
- a CDS encoding helix-turn-helix domain-containing protein, translated as MAFKAHLAPAQSSNFQEQSHGASIDPRRQARRALRLETSGVLPGGVEANVVIHNVSAVGLLIETDLALNVGEVLAVDMPDIGPVGAEIVWESGNLFGCAFQQSLGESALAAAQLRGGPAVHDKGAPTNIVDHRATIAHRPIVSDPFGVRLNRLRREKGLTLAQVAAELGVSKPTVWAWEKGKARPLPERMEAIAHVLGVDEGDLNVGTPNNHNSALVEECRLRIATKYGTEPSNVRIMIEV; from the coding sequence ATGGCCTTCAAAGCCCACCTCGCCCCCGCACAATCGTCCAATTTTCAAGAACAATCGCACGGCGCATCCATTGATCCGCGCCGACAAGCCCGCCGCGCTTTGCGTTTGGAGACCAGCGGCGTGCTGCCCGGCGGGGTTGAAGCGAATGTGGTTATCCATAACGTTTCGGCTGTGGGTCTATTGATTGAGACAGATCTGGCATTGAATGTTGGCGAGGTCTTGGCCGTGGATATGCCCGATATTGGCCCGGTTGGCGCCGAAATCGTTTGGGAAAGCGGCAACTTGTTTGGTTGCGCGTTTCAACAATCTTTGGGTGAATCCGCGCTTGCTGCGGCGCAATTGCGGGGCGGTCCGGCCGTTCATGATAAAGGCGCGCCGACCAATATTGTCGATCATCGTGCGACAATCGCCCATCGCCCTATCGTAAGCGATCCATTTGGAGTTCGCCTCAACCGACTGCGTCGTGAAAAGGGGCTAACATTGGCTCAGGTTGCGGCTGAATTGGGGGTTAGCAAGCCAACCGTTTGGGCATGGGAAAAGGGCAAGGCGCGTCCGTTACCTGAACGTATGGAGGCGATCGCCCATGTGCTCGGCGTGGATGAGGGCGATCTGAATGTCGGAACCCCCAACAATCACAACAGTGCGTTGGTTGAAGAATGCCGATTGCGTATCGCAACCAAATACGGAACAGAGCCCAGCAATGTGCGGATCATGATCGAGGTCTAG
- a CDS encoding aspartate kinase: MSQGRPEGTQRIVMKFGGTSMAGTERIRRVANIVRAQAAPNADGVSSEVAVVVSAMAGETDRLINFCREANALYDPAEYDVVVASGEQVTSGLLAMTLQSLGCKARSWLGWQMPVKTIEAHSKARIESIDAPDMSESMTNGEIAVVPGFQGISDDGRITTLGRGGSDTSAVAVAAAVKADRCDIYTDVDGVYTTDPRIVAKARKLKAVTYEEMLELASVGAKVLQTRSVGLAMKEGVRIQVLSSFVGDDAVSADELPGTLIVSDEEMDELVENGDMERQLVTGIAHDKNEAKIILTRVPDKPGAVADIFTPLADASINVDMIIQNVGRDKGETDVTFTVPQADLARAQALLEDRMDAIGFNRIITDSHIAKISVVGVGMKSHAGVASTMFRALSDRGINIQAISTSEIKVSVLIDEDETELAVRILHTAYGLDAVD, encoded by the coding sequence ATGTCCCAAGGGAGACCCGAGGGTACGCAGCGCATTGTGATGAAATTTGGCGGCACATCGATGGCCGGCACCGAACGAATCCGCCGTGTTGCCAACATCGTGCGCGCGCAAGCCGCGCCGAATGCCGATGGCGTGTCGAGCGAAGTCGCCGTGGTGGTGAGCGCCATGGCCGGTGAGACCGACCGATTGATCAATTTCTGTCGCGAAGCAAACGCGCTTTATGATCCAGCAGAATATGATGTTGTTGTTGCCAGCGGCGAGCAGGTCACAAGCGGGCTGCTCGCGATGACTTTGCAATCCCTGGGTTGCAAAGCGCGCAGCTGGCTGGGCTGGCAAATGCCGGTCAAGACGATTGAGGCGCATTCCAAGGCCCGCATTGAGAGCATTGACGCACCCGATATGTCTGAGAGCATGACTAACGGTGAAATTGCCGTCGTGCCCGGCTTTCAGGGGATATCCGATGATGGGCGGATCACCACGTTGGGTCGTGGCGGATCGGATACGTCGGCGGTCGCTGTGGCCGCGGCGGTGAAAGCCGACCGCTGTGATATCTACACCGATGTTGATGGGGTCTACACAACCGATCCGCGCATCGTGGCCAAAGCCCGCAAGCTTAAGGCGGTCACCTACGAAGAGATGTTGGAACTGGCATCGGTTGGCGCGAAAGTGTTGCAGACCCGATCCGTCGGCCTCGCAATGAAGGAAGGGGTGCGCATTCAAGTGCTCTCCAGCTTTGTTGGCGACGATGCGGTTTCAGCCGACGAATTGCCCGGAACGTTGATTGTTTCGGATGAAGAAATGGACGAATTGGTGGAGAACGGCGATATGGAACGCCAGCTGGTAACCGGCATTGCGCATGACAAAAATGAGGCAAAGATCATCCTCACCCGTGTGCCCGACAAGCCTGGCGCGGTGGCGGATATTTTCACGCCATTGGCCGATGCATCGATCAATGTTGATATGATCATCCAAAACGTGGGTCGCGACAAAGGCGAAACCGACGTGACTTTCACCGTCCCTCAGGCGGATCTGGCGCGCGCTCAGGCGCTTTTGGAAGATCGTATGGATGCCATCGGGTTTAATCGCATCATCACCGACAGCCATATCGCCAAAATCAGCGTTGTCGGTGTTGGCATGAAAAGCCATGCAGGTGTCGCCAGCACGATGTTCCGTGCGTTGTCCGATCGGGGCATCAACATTCAGGCAATCTCCACATCAGAGATCAAGGTTAGCGTCCTGATTGATGAAGACGAAACTGAGCTTGCGGTGCGAATTTTGCACACCGCTTATGGGCTCGATGCGGTGGATTGA
- the ubiG gene encoding bifunctional 2-polyprenyl-6-hydroxyphenol methylase/3-demethylubiquinol 3-O-methyltransferase UbiG has product MGNANVSNVTIRPEEAEFFADLAKDWWNPKGKMASLHQVNPVRLEFIRAAIDDHFGDAVGYDRKSIRPLLGKTALDIGCGAGLVCEPLSRLGAAVTGVDAAAENVSAAAAHAEANDLDIRYLAGEVASLDIGTFDLVTCLEVVEHVADKPAFLADVAARLSPDGLLVMSTPNRTAASRVLLVGAAEAVGYVPKGTHHWSDFVTPEELEDLLEDAGLKVIERRGIAFGLGKGGLGTGMGGGLHLSDNESLNYIVSAGRI; this is encoded by the coding sequence ATGGGAAACGCAAACGTATCAAATGTAACCATCCGCCCGGAAGAGGCAGAGTTCTTCGCCGACCTCGCAAAAGATTGGTGGAACCCAAAAGGCAAGATGGCCAGCCTGCATCAGGTGAACCCGGTCAGATTGGAGTTCATTCGGGCTGCGATTGACGACCATTTCGGCGATGCGGTGGGCTATGATCGCAAAAGCATCCGCCCTCTTTTGGGCAAAACTGCGTTGGATATTGGTTGCGGGGCGGGGTTGGTTTGCGAACCGTTGTCGCGATTGGGCGCAGCGGTGACCGGCGTTGATGCAGCGGCAGAGAATGTTTCGGCGGCCGCGGCCCATGCAGAGGCAAACGATTTGGATATCCGATACTTGGCGGGCGAAGTGGCGTCGCTCGACATTGGTACTTTCGATCTGGTTACCTGTCTTGAGGTGGTGGAACATGTCGCGGATAAACCCGCCTTCCTGGCGGATGTGGCGGCACGGTTGTCACCTGATGGATTGCTGGTCATGTCGACACCCAATCGCACCGCAGCATCGCGCGTCTTACTGGTCGGAGCGGCCGAAGCGGTTGGCTATGTCCCCAAGGGCACTCATCATTGGTCCGACTTTGTCACGCCAGAAGAATTGGAAGACTTGTTGGAGGATGCAGGACTCAAAGTGATCGAACGACGCGGCATCGCATTTGGATTGGGCAAAGGTGGATTGGGCACCGGCATGGGTGGCGGCCTGCACCTGTCCGATAACGAATCGCTCAATTACATTGTGTCGGCAGGCCGCATCTAA
- a CDS encoding thiol-disulfide oxidoreductase DCC family protein: protein MVEIARDHPIIVFDGVCVLCTANAQFVLKNDTEGKFRLAAMQDPVGAQLMREAGLEPKDPESFVLIDAERPGDSNSGRIWMNSDAVLHMWSELGWPWRAGAVFKLVPRIVRDPLYKMIARNRYRWFGKRDECWVPTAEQADRIL from the coding sequence ATGGTTGAGATCGCACGCGATCATCCGATCATCGTGTTTGATGGTGTGTGCGTCTTGTGCACGGCCAACGCTCAGTTTGTGTTGAAGAACGACACGGAAGGGAAATTCCGCCTCGCCGCGATGCAGGACCCAGTCGGTGCTCAATTGATGCGGGAAGCAGGGCTCGAACCTAAGGACCCTGAGAGCTTTGTTCTGATCGATGCCGAGCGTCCCGGTGACTCCAATAGCGGCCGCATATGGATGAACAGCGATGCCGTTTTGCATATGTGGAGCGAATTGGGGTGGCCTTGGCGCGCAGGCGCAGTGTTCAAATTGGTACCGCGAATTGTTCGCGATCCTCTATATAAGATGATCGCGCGCAACCGTTACCGCTGGTTTGGCAAGCGCGATGAATGTTGGGTGCCGACCGCGGAACAGGCGGACCGTATCCTTTAG
- a CDS encoding glycerophosphodiester phosphodiesterase, producing MVRIAFFGLMAGALTMGVPVAADDRSNGADGADRPLVIAHRGASGERPEHTLAAYELAIDLGADYIEPDLIVTKDLVLVSRHENELSGTTDVASREEFESRRRTKTIDGRQVAGWFAEDFTLAELRTLRAKERVGNIRPSNTAYNGLYQIPTFAEVIQLVRAKEAETGRTIGLYPELKHPTVLLEQEGIDMVDLLVRELRQAGLDGADAPVFVQIFEVGPLQRLDQRIDTPLVLLIGPTGGPYDEPDMRWSDMLSPSGLAEIAEYADGIGPWLGHALNTDTMEPTALVRDAHAAGLIVHPWTLRKENGFMPNTLQNDGGPAADGQYRRLWSAAIDTGADGFFTDNTRELIELLAEPTE from the coding sequence ATGGTCCGCATCGCTTTTTTCGGCCTGATGGCTGGCGCTTTGACAATGGGTGTGCCGGTGGCCGCTGATGACCGTTCCAATGGGGCAGACGGGGCGGATCGCCCCTTGGTCATTGCCCATCGCGGTGCCTCGGGCGAACGGCCGGAACACACTCTTGCTGCATACGAGTTGGCGATTGATCTAGGTGCCGATTATATCGAACCCGATCTGATCGTGACGAAAGACCTCGTTTTGGTTTCGCGCCATGAAAACGAGCTTTCAGGAACAACCGATGTCGCCTCGCGTGAGGAATTTGAAAGCCGTCGCCGCACTAAGACGATCGATGGGCGGCAGGTTGCCGGGTGGTTCGCAGAAGATTTCACATTGGCCGAATTGCGCACCCTGCGCGCCAAAGAACGGGTCGGAAATATCCGGCCAAGCAACACGGCCTATAACGGCCTCTATCAAATACCAACCTTTGCCGAAGTGATCCAACTCGTCCGCGCCAAAGAGGCGGAAACCGGGCGGACGATCGGCCTATACCCGGAATTGAAACACCCCACCGTCTTGTTGGAGCAAGAGGGCATCGACATGGTAGATTTGTTGGTGCGTGAACTGCGGCAAGCTGGCTTGGATGGCGCAGACGCGCCGGTGTTTGTTCAAATATTTGAAGTTGGCCCCCTGCAGCGGTTGGATCAACGGATCGACACGCCGTTGGTGTTGTTGATTGGCCCCACAGGCGGTCCGTATGATGAACCTGACATGCGTTGGTCCGACATGCTTTCACCCAGTGGGTTGGCGGAAATCGCGGAGTATGCCGACGGGATCGGCCCTTGGCTTGGCCATGCGTTGAACACCGATACGATGGAACCTACGGCTCTGGTGCGCGATGCGCACGCCGCGGGATTGATTGTGCACCCATGGACGTTGCGGAAAGAGAACGGCTTTATGCCGAACACTCTTCAAAACGACGGCGGGCCGGCGGCTGACGGACAATATCGCCGGCTATGGTCTGCGGCGATAGACACCGGCGCCGATGGATTTTTTACCGACAACACGCGCGAGCTTATCGAACTGCTCGCGGAGCCGACTGAATAG
- a CDS encoding ArsC family reductase, with protein sequence MAIDVYGIPNCDTVKKARRWLDANGVDYTFHDYKRIGADPEKVSRWIAAHGVDVIVNKRGTTFRKLTEEQKAQADDDQSAVDLLVQHPSMIKRPVVEYGAQSLVGFKEDTWSASLFSA encoded by the coding sequence ATGGCTATCGACGTTTACGGCATACCGAATTGCGACACCGTCAAAAAGGCGCGGCGCTGGCTCGATGCAAACGGGGTGGACTACACATTTCACGATTACAAAAGGATTGGCGCAGATCCTGAAAAAGTATCGCGTTGGATTGCGGCTCACGGCGTCGATGTCATTGTGAACAAACGCGGGACCACTTTCCGCAAGCTCACTGAAGAACAAAAGGCGCAAGCGGACGACGATCAATCGGCTGTGGACCTTCTGGTTCAGCATCCCTCCATGATCAAACGGCCAGTGGTAGAATATGGCGCACAGTCTCTCGTCGGGTTTAAGGAAGATACATGGTCCGCATCGCTTTTTTCGGCCTGA
- the ruvC gene encoding crossover junction endodeoxyribonuclease RuvC, with the protein MIILGLDPSLSCTGWGVVRADGTRLSHLANGQLPTNPKTPMAERLAQLHDGIAAVIAAHRPDRAACEEVFVNENPQSTLKLAQARGAVLTACGGAQLSVNEHAARLVKKAVVGTGAADKKQVAAMVKVLLAGTTIAGADAADALAVAIADAHLVRRF; encoded by the coding sequence GTGATCATCCTCGGCCTAGACCCCTCGCTTTCCTGCACCGGCTGGGGCGTTGTTCGCGCAGATGGCACCCGCTTGTCGCATCTTGCCAATGGGCAACTGCCGACCAATCCCAAGACGCCAATGGCGGAACGTTTGGCGCAATTGCACGATGGGATTGCCGCAGTGATCGCGGCGCACAGGCCGGATCGCGCCGCGTGCGAAGAGGTTTTCGTCAATGAGAACCCGCAATCAACATTGAAGCTGGCTCAGGCCCGTGGCGCGGTGCTTACAGCATGCGGCGGTGCGCAGCTTAGCGTGAATGAACACGCAGCGCGATTGGTGAAGAAGGCTGTCGTGGGCACCGGTGCCGCCGATAAGAAACAAGTTGCTGCGATGGTCAAGGTCCTGCTGGCGGGCACAACAATCGCTGGCGCGGATGCTGCCGATGCGCTTGCGGTTGCCATTGCCGATGCGCATTTGGTGCGCAGGTTCTAG
- a CDS encoding YebC/PmpR family DNA-binding transcriptional regulator, with protein sequence MAGHSKFKNIMHRKGAQDKKRSNLFSKLSREITVAAKMGTPDPDMNPRLRLAVNTAKGQSMPKDNIQRAIDKATSGDDENFEEVRYEGYGPGGSAIIVETLTDNRNRTATAVRTAFSKHGGNLGTEGSVQHGFERLGLIEYPGSAGDEDTVLEAAMEAGADDIESSDDGHTIWTAAEDLHQVATDLEKALGEASNVKLAWKPNITVEMDEKGAGTLLKLIDVLDDDDDVQTVWGNYEISDEVMEKLDA encoded by the coding sequence ATGGCAGGCCATTCCAAATTTAAAAACATCATGCACCGCAAAGGTGCGCAGGACAAGAAACGCTCCAACCTGTTTTCCAAGCTTTCGCGTGAAATCACCGTTGCTGCGAAAATGGGTACGCCCGACCCGGATATGAACCCGCGTCTGCGGCTGGCTGTGAACACCGCCAAAGGGCAGTCTATGCCCAAAGACAACATTCAACGCGCGATTGATAAAGCGACCAGCGGCGATGACGAAAACTTCGAAGAAGTGCGCTACGAAGGGTACGGCCCGGGCGGCAGCGCAATCATCGTCGAAACATTGACCGACAACCGCAACCGCACCGCAACCGCCGTTCGCACCGCATTCAGCAAGCATGGCGGCAATCTGGGAACCGAAGGGTCGGTCCAACACGGTTTTGAACGATTGGGCCTGATCGAATACCCGGGCAGCGCAGGCGATGAGGACACCGTCCTTGAGGCGGCAATGGAAGCCGGCGCGGATGATATTGAAAGCAGCGACGATGGTCACACCATCTGGACAGCAGCAGAAGATTTGCATCAAGTTGCCACCGATCTTGAAAAGGCGTTGGGCGAAGCGTCCAACGTGAAGCTGGCTTGGAAGCCCAACATCACCGTCGAAATGGACGAAAAAGGCGCGGGCACCCTGCTCAAGCTGATCGATGTTCTCGACGATGACGACGACGTCCAAACCGTCTGGGGCAATTACGAGATCAGCGATGAAGTCATGGAAAAGCTGGACGCGTAA
- a CDS encoding CPBP family glutamic-type intramembrane protease — translation MSDAARILPAGSLREEGRRLWAFLRQPTLHSNVAVGKPSTVLARIYAFDMAAMLTLIMAASLVVAMGVSLPQTALAGIEFTPLIVIGVILLAPVSEEIIFRSWISGKPAQVFALLLGVMGAGSVFSFYDRAPLISGLVAVGAMLAAFAVLILLRNRPTLGWFNRQFPVFFWLSTVAFALVHVTNFEVASDWSNLVMILPLVLPQFILGALLGYVRVRVGLWAAIVLHSAHNATAIGISALAMAVE, via the coding sequence ATGTCCGACGCCGCTCGCATCCTTCCTGCGGGATCATTGCGAGAGGAAGGCAGAAGGCTCTGGGCGTTCTTGCGACAGCCTACCCTCCACAGCAACGTCGCGGTCGGAAAGCCATCCACCGTGCTGGCCCGGATCTACGCGTTCGATATGGCCGCGATGCTGACTTTGATAATGGCCGCCAGTCTGGTGGTCGCAATGGGTGTTTCTCTCCCTCAAACCGCACTGGCAGGCATAGAGTTTACGCCGTTGATCGTTATCGGCGTCATTCTTCTCGCGCCGGTGTCGGAAGAGATTATCTTTCGCAGCTGGATCTCCGGTAAACCGGCCCAGGTCTTTGCCCTTTTGCTGGGCGTGATGGGGGCCGGCTCGGTTTTCAGCTTTTACGACCGCGCGCCGTTGATCAGTGGGTTGGTGGCCGTTGGCGCCATGCTGGCGGCTTTTGCTGTGCTTATACTGCTGCGCAATCGGCCAACGCTTGGATGGTTCAACCGCCAATTTCCGGTGTTTTTCTGGCTGTCGACCGTAGCATTTGCGCTGGTCCACGTCACAAATTTCGAGGTCGCATCCGATTGGAGCAACCTGGTGATGATCCTGCCATTGGTGTTGCCACAATTCATTTTGGGCGCGCTGCTAGGCTACGTTCGGGTGCGGGTTGGCCTTTGGGCCGCCATTGTTTTGCACTCCGCACACAACGCCACCGCCATTGGAATTTCCGCTTTGGCGATGGCGGTGGAATGA
- a CDS encoding heavy metal-binding domain-containing protein — MAEPWKDARGIIVTTTPTVEGHPIKEYHGIVVGEVILGANIFRDFLAGIRDMVGGRSGSYERILKKARDEAIQELQAECASRGGNAVVGIDLDYEVIGDTGSMLMVSASGTAVSI; from the coding sequence ATGGCAGAGCCATGGAAAGACGCGCGCGGAATTATCGTTACCACCACCCCAACGGTGGAGGGGCATCCGATCAAGGAGTATCACGGAATCGTGGTTGGCGAAGTGATCCTTGGCGCGAATATCTTCCGCGATTTTCTGGCTGGTATTCGCGACATGGTTGGCGGGCGTTCGGGCAGTTATGAACGAATTTTGAAAAAGGCTCGCGACGAAGCAATCCAAGAGCTTCAGGCAGAATGCGCCTCGCGCGGCGGCAATGCCGTGGTGGGCATTGACCTAGATTACGAGGTGATCGGAGATACCGGTTCCATGTTAATGGTCAGCGCGAGCGGGACGGCAGTTTCGATTTAA
- a CDS encoding GapR family DNA-binding domain-containing protein, which translates to MADDTDANATDDRLRLLIERIERLEEEKKGIADDIRDVYAEAKAVGYDAKIMRQIVRLRKMKPDDRSEQEMILDTYKNALGMI; encoded by the coding sequence ATGGCCGACGACACCGATGCAAACGCAACCGACGACCGCCTGCGTCTTTTGATCGAGCGGATTGAACGGCTCGAAGAAGAGAAGAAGGGGATCGCAGATGATATCCGCGACGTTTATGCCGAAGCGAAAGCGGTTGGGTATGATGCGAAAATCATGCGCCAGATTGTGCGGCTTCGCAAAATGAAACCCGATGATCGCAGCGAACAGGAAATGATCCTCGACACATACAAAAACGCGCTTGGTATGATTTGA
- a CDS encoding TIR domain-containing protein: MAVVDVFISYSRDDAEKVGLLARKIASEGYEVWWDADLPPHMSYGDVITAKIGAAKAAVVVWSDTAAKSEWVRAEADVARNQKKLIQTSIDDVMPPLPFNQIQYAGIGDWNGEADHRGWSKVKQSLVALCGPRDAAATGDVRTPDADEIAATAPTKATSTPAPPPQNETPNVRNEPASLQSTTAPSTATSSAAKSGMSTPLIVGLGCGGVAVLGIIMLIALAVIGMAIEEDVTPMDGDLETVQPAMQPPLDDSSGPDVVTDGDYIPQLEAAPDGGYDTGAIPPPDMAAQPSGPIATGFVIATIQDPDGYTNVRSGPSTGSSIIARVEEGDIFTTYQQSESWWIVQLEDGTEGYIFADRIYVIGPQ, encoded by the coding sequence ATGGCCGTGGTCGATGTTTTCATATCCTATTCGCGTGATGATGCGGAAAAAGTCGGCTTGCTCGCTCGGAAGATTGCGAGCGAGGGGTATGAGGTATGGTGGGACGCGGATTTGCCCCCGCACATGTCTTATGGCGATGTCATCACTGCAAAAATCGGCGCTGCAAAAGCGGCGGTGGTGGTTTGGTCAGATACCGCCGCAAAATCGGAATGGGTTCGCGCCGAAGCCGATGTTGCCCGCAACCAGAAAAAGTTAATCCAGACATCAATCGACGATGTCATGCCTCCTTTGCCATTCAACCAAATCCAATATGCCGGAATCGGCGATTGGAATGGCGAGGCGGACCATCGCGGTTGGTCGAAAGTAAAACAAAGTTTGGTCGCGCTGTGTGGTCCGCGCGACGCCGCTGCAACAGGCGATGTGCGCACGCCTGACGCGGATGAGATTGCCGCAACTGCACCAACAAAGGCGACCTCAACCCCCGCTCCTCCCCCTCAAAATGAGACGCCCAATGTTCGCAACGAACCGGCGTCGCTCCAATCCACCACTGCCCCATCAACGGCGACCAGTTCTGCGGCCAAATCGGGCATGAGCACTCCGTTAATCGTCGGGCTTGGTTGTGGTGGTGTCGCGGTCTTGGGGATCATCATGTTGATCGCGCTAGCCGTGATCGGGATGGCGATCGAAGAAGATGTCACGCCAATGGATGGCGACTTAGAGACCGTACAGCCAGCGATGCAGCCCCCATTGGACGATTCCAGCGGGCCGGACGTCGTTACCGACGGCGACTATATCCCACAATTGGAAGCGGCACCCGACGGCGGATACGACACGGGCGCAATCCCACCGCCGGATATGGCCGCACAACCAAGTGGGCCTATCGCAACGGGTTTCGTCATCGCGACTATTCAAGACCCAGATGGATACACCAATGTCCGCTCTGGCCCCTCCACCGGATCCAGCATTATTGCGCGCGTTGAGGAAGGCGACATCTTTACGACGTATCAGCAATCGGAATCTTGGTGGATCGTACAGCTTGAGGATGGGACCGAAGGCTATATTTTCGCCGACCGTATATACGTGATTGGGCCCCAATAA
- a CDS encoding adenylate/guanylate cyclase domain-containing protein: MAEPDQTPPHVPGVESLSIGELTSNNASEESASGNVAVFCGHMFNAGSEAEAALAQRIRDQLDAHDIAVGFGPLACGADIVIAEELLSRGAELNVVLPFAEEDFIAESVLCGGEDWLPRYHACRDAAASISFATPSDYVGDDNQFAYNTLYAMGLAVLRSQKRKCDAIQLAVVSDTFASFSSTGIAGTKADMQLWQNLGRDTVSIAAGAVPRDLKFPERKAITGGTRREIRSIIFADYKGFSRIGERLLPDFMNVIMGRIAKVLHDFGDHVEFRNTWGDAIYAVIDEPRTAAQIALKLQEELANVPPGLIPEGAVAGMRTGVHYGPIWVGTDRITGNRVWYGGEVNRTARIEPVTPVGGVYCTESFAAALLMDNYTGCQFTSVGRVILPKNYGEVELFRLERG, from the coding sequence ATGGCAGAACCAGATCAAACGCCTCCTCATGTTCCGGGCGTGGAGTCCCTTTCCATCGGGGAACTCACTTCGAACAATGCGTCCGAAGAAAGCGCCAGCGGCAATGTCGCGGTGTTTTGTGGGCATATGTTCAACGCGGGCAGCGAAGCCGAAGCTGCATTGGCCCAACGTATACGCGATCAATTGGACGCGCATGACATTGCGGTAGGATTTGGCCCGCTTGCATGCGGCGCGGACATCGTCATCGCCGAAGAATTGTTGTCCCGCGGTGCTGAGCTGAACGTAGTCCTGCCTTTTGCCGAAGAAGATTTCATCGCGGAAAGCGTTTTATGCGGTGGGGAAGATTGGCTGCCGCGGTATCACGCCTGCCGTGATGCCGCCGCGTCGATCAGTTTCGCCACACCCAGCGACTATGTCGGCGATGACAATCAATTCGCTTACAACACGCTTTACGCCATGGGATTGGCCGTCCTGCGATCGCAAAAACGCAAATGCGACGCCATTCAACTGGCCGTTGTTTCCGACACATTCGCTAGCTTTTCTTCAACGGGCATTGCCGGAACAAAAGCCGATATGCAGCTTTGGCAAAATTTGGGCCGTGATACCGTCTCGATCGCTGCGGGTGCAGTGCCGCGCGATCTAAAGTTTCCCGAACGCAAAGCGATAACGGGCGGAACCAGGCGAGAAATTCGTTCAATCATCTTTGCCGATTACAAAGGGTTCTCGCGCATTGGCGAGCGCCTATTGCCCGATTTTATGAACGTAATCATGGGACGCATTGCCAAAGTTCTCCATGATTTCGGTGATCACGTGGAATTTCGGAATACGTGGGGTGACGCGATCTATGCGGTTATCGACGAACCGCGCACCGCGGCACAAATTGCGCTAAAACTTCAAGAAGAACTCGCCAATGTTCCGCCGGGTCTAATTCCCGAAGGGGCCGTCGCTGGGATGCGCACGGGCGTGCATTATGGCCCGATTTGGGTTGGCACAGACCGCATCACCGGCAATCGCGTTTGGTACGGCGGGGAGGTCAATCGGACCGCCAGAATTGAACCGGTCACACCGGTGGGCGGCGTCTATTGCACCGAAAGTTTCGCTGCGGCGTTGTTGATGGACAATTACACCGGTTGCCAGTTCACATCGGTTGGCCGTGTGATCCTGCCCAAGAATTATGGTGAGGTCGAACTGTTCCGCCTTGAACGCGGTTAG
- a CDS encoding DUF1244 domain-containing protein translates to MTPEIDPLDTLDDAVAAAAFRRLVRHLQHRHDAQNIDLMGLSGFCRNCLADWIRDAGFEGGKAHARAVIHGMPMDEWKATRQTPATDDQIAAMEASVAKNRKE, encoded by the coding sequence ATGACACCCGAAATTGATCCTTTGGATACTCTAGATGATGCCGTCGCTGCAGCCGCGTTTCGCCGTTTGGTGCGCCATCTCCAACATCGCCATGATGCGCAGAATATCGATCTGATGGGGTTGTCGGGTTTTTGCCGGAATTGTTTGGCCGATTGGATCCGGGATGCTGGTTTCGAAGGGGGTAAAGCCCATGCGCGTGCGGTGATCCATGGCATGCCGATGGATGAATGGAAGGCGACCCGTCAAACACCGGCGACCGATGATCAGATCGCGGCGATGGAAGCAAGCGTTGCAAAGAACCGGAAAGAATAG